The following nucleotide sequence is from Saccharothrix texasensis.
CGCCGACGCGATGGGCCAGGCGATCGCCGGGTTCGCCGGCGACCGCGAAGCCGAGGGCTACCGCGAGCTCCGCGCCTGGCTGACCCGGCTGTACCAGGTCGAGCGCGACCGGTTCATCGGCGCGAGCTTCGACTCGCCGCTCGACCTGCTCGGCCGCGACCTGGTCGCGCTCGCGGGGCTCGGCGGCTTCGGCTCCCTGTCCCGGGCGGTGGGCCGGTTCGTCCACGACGACCGGCTGCGCCGGGTCTTCACGTTCCAGGCCCTGTACGCCGGGGTGTCCCCCGCCGACGCGCTCGCCGCGTACGCCGTGATCGCCTACATGGACACGGTCGCGGGCGTCTGGTTCCCGCGCGGCGGCATGCGCGCGGTCCCGCAGGCCCTCGCCGACGCCGCCGCCGATGCGGGGGTCCGGTTCCACTACGACACCGAGGTGGTCTCGCTCGACCGCACCGGCCCGCGCGTGACCGCCGTCCGCACCACGACCGACCGCGTCCCGTGCGACGCCGTCGTGCTCGCCACGGGTCCCGCGCAGAGCACGCGGCTGCTGCGCGGCGAACCGCGGCGCCCGCGCCCGCTGCGCTGGTCGCCGTCCGCGGTGGTGGTGCACCTCGGCGCCCCGCGGGTGGTCGAGGGGACGGCCCACCACACCATCTCGTTCGGCACCGCGTGGGAGACCACGTTCGACGAGATCATCCGCCAGGGCCGCCTCATGGGCGACCCGTCCCTGCTGCTCACCACGCCGACCGTCACCGACCCCGGGCTCGCCCCGGCGGGACGGCACCTGCAGTACGCGCTGGCCCCGTGCCCGAACCTGGACGCCGCGCCGATCAGGTGGGACGTCGTCGGACCGCGCTACGCCGCGCAGGTCGTCGACGAGCTCGTCACCCGCAAGCTGGTGGACCCGGACGTCGAGATCCTGTCCGTGACGACGCCGGACGACTGGGCGCGGGACGGCCAAGCCGCCGGCACCCCGTTCTCGGCGGCGCACACGTTCACCCAGACGGGTCCGTTCCGGCCGCGCAACCTGCCGTTCCGCGACGGCAACGTGGTGCTCGCCGGCAGCGGCACCACACCCGGCGTCGGCATCCCGCCGGTGCTCATCTCCGGCAGGCTGGCCGCCGAACGGCTCCGGCGGCGGTGACGGGCCGACACCCCGGCGTCAGTCCTTGAGGGGGTCGTGCCCCCAGTTCATCAGCGAGTAGCGCCACCTCGTGCGCTCCACGTCCCCGTCCGGGCGTTGCGCGAGGTGGCGGTGGACGTACCCGACGACCTTGCGCATGTGCGCGTGGTCGTCCTCGGTCAA
It contains:
- the crtI gene encoding phytoene desaturase family protein; this translates as MAHLVKGRTDSVVVIGAGLSGLSAALHLRGAGHEVTVLERHGHPGGLAGRLDVAGHLIDTGPTVLTMPELLEDAFAAVGARLADHLDLVPLHPAYRAEFADGSALDVHTDADAMGQAIAGFAGDREAEGYRELRAWLTRLYQVERDRFIGASFDSPLDLLGRDLVALAGLGGFGSLSRAVGRFVHDDRLRRVFTFQALYAGVSPADALAAYAVIAYMDTVAGVWFPRGGMRAVPQALADAAADAGVRFHYDTEVVSLDRTGPRVTAVRTTTDRVPCDAVVLATGPAQSTRLLRGEPRRPRPLRWSPSAVVVHLGAPRVVEGTAHHTISFGTAWETTFDEIIRQGRLMGDPSLLLTTPTVTDPGLAPAGRHLQYALAPCPNLDAAPIRWDVVGPRYAAQVVDELVTRKLVDPDVEILSVTTPDDWARDGQAAGTPFSAAHTFTQTGPFRPRNLPFRDGNVVLAGSGTTPGVGIPPVLISGRLAAERLRRR